The Shewanella japonica genome has a window encoding:
- a CDS encoding ATP synthase subunit I, with protein MSKVLARRGRWSAYRIVLLQAAVAGGTSILFFALWGAQYGLSALAGGLIAVLPNFVFATLAFSHAGAKASGKVVWMFFLGEAVKLLLTIVLFAIAFGMLKTPFMPLFSCYLLALLIPWTAPLYFKQN; from the coding sequence TTGAGTAAGGTTTTAGCGCGTCGTGGCCGGTGGTCAGCCTATAGAATAGTGTTGTTGCAGGCGGCGGTAGCTGGGGGAACTTCAATTTTATTTTTCGCTCTGTGGGGAGCTCAGTATGGCTTATCTGCTTTAGCAGGTGGTCTCATTGCTGTACTCCCTAATTTTGTATTCGCAACCCTTGCTTTCTCTCATGCGGGAGCTAAAGCGTCAGGAAAAGTCGTTTGGATGTTTTTCTTGGGGGAAGCGGTAAAGTTGCTGCTAACCATTGTGTTATTCGCCATTGCATTTGGCATGCTGAAAACGCCATTTATGCCGTTATTTAGCTGTTATTTGTTGGCGCTATTAATACCTTGGACAGCCCCTTTATACTTCAAGCAAAATTAA
- the atpE gene encoding F0F1 ATP synthase subunit C: METVISFTAIAVAIMIGLAALGTGIGFAILGGKFLEASARQPELAPALQTKMFIVAGLLDAIPMIAVGVALFFVFANPFLG; the protein is encoded by the coding sequence ATGGAAACTGTAATTAGCTTTACAGCAATAGCTGTTGCAATCATGATTGGCTTAGCAGCGCTAGGTACTGGTATTGGCTTTGCTATCTTAGGTGGTAAGTTCTTAGAAGCTTCAGCTCGTCAACCAGAACTTGCTCCAGCATTACAAACTAAGATGTTCATCGTAGCTGGTCTACTTGATGCGATCCCAATGATTGCAGTTGGTGTTGCATTATTCTTCGTATTCGCTAACCCATTCTTAGGTTAA
- the rsmG gene encoding 16S rRNA (guanine(527)-N(7))-methyltransferase RsmG has product MLADQLKIYLAETGISATETQQQQLVGFVTMLNKWNKAYNLTSVRDPEQMLIRHVMDSLVVSPYLKGQRFIDVGTGPGLPGIPLAILNPDKEFVLLDSLGKRIRFQKQVQFELKINNITSVESRVEAYEPEQKFDGVISRAFASIEDMLTWCHHLPADNGQFYALKGQLSDAEMASIPNEFTVTETISLTVPKLDEQRHLLKLTKK; this is encoded by the coding sequence GTGTTAGCCGATCAACTTAAGATTTATCTTGCTGAAACTGGTATATCAGCAACAGAAACTCAACAACAACAGCTTGTTGGGTTTGTTACCATGCTAAACAAATGGAATAAAGCTTATAACTTAACTTCGGTTAGAGATCCTGAACAGATGTTAATCCGTCATGTTATGGACAGTTTAGTGGTTTCTCCTTATCTTAAAGGGCAGCGTTTTATTGATGTTGGGACTGGACCAGGTTTACCTGGGATCCCACTAGCAATTCTTAATCCCGATAAAGAGTTTGTGTTACTTGATAGTTTAGGAAAACGTATTCGTTTTCAAAAACAGGTTCAATTTGAATTAAAGATCAATAACATTACTTCAGTTGAAAGTCGTGTTGAGGCTTATGAGCCCGAGCAAAAATTTGATGGCGTAATTAGCCGTGCTTTTGCATCAATTGAAGACATGTTGACTTGGTGTCATCACTTACCAGCTGACAATGGCCAATTTTATGCGCTTAAAGGCCAACTTAGTGATGCAGAAATGGCCAGTATTCCTAACGAGTTTACAGTCACTGAAACCATTTCGTTAACAGTGCCAAAGCTCGATGAACAAAGACATCTGTTAAAACTGACCAAGAAATAA
- a CDS encoding ParA family protein, with product MGKIIAVANQKGGAGKTTTCVNLAASLAATKRKVLLIDLDPQGNATMGSGVDKYEVENTAYELLVEEKPFEEIVIKDTTGKYDLIAGNGDVTAAEIKLMEFFAREIRLKNALAAVKDDYDFIFIDCPPSLNMLTVNAMSAADSVLVPMQCEYYALEGLTALIDTITKLGAMVNPNLSIEGILRTMYDPRNRLSNDVSDQLKQHFGEKVYRTVIPRNIRLAEAPSFGAPAMYYDKSSAGAKAYLALAGEIIRRAEQQTESK from the coding sequence GTGGGTAAAATCATTGCCGTAGCCAACCAGAAAGGTGGCGCTGGAAAAACAACAACTTGTGTTAATTTAGCAGCATCACTTGCAGCCACAAAACGCAAAGTGCTGTTAATCGATCTTGATCCGCAAGGTAATGCCACTATGGGCAGCGGTGTCGACAAATATGAAGTTGAAAATACCGCATACGAATTGCTTGTTGAAGAAAAGCCGTTCGAAGAGATAGTGATCAAAGATACGACCGGTAAATATGATCTTATTGCGGGTAATGGTGATGTAACTGCAGCAGAAATTAAGCTGATGGAGTTTTTTGCAAGAGAAATTCGATTAAAAAATGCTTTGGCAGCAGTAAAAGATGATTATGATTTCATTTTTATTGACTGTCCGCCGTCGCTCAACATGTTGACGGTCAATGCGATGTCTGCCGCTGATTCTGTATTAGTGCCAATGCAGTGTGAATACTATGCATTAGAAGGCTTAACTGCATTGATCGATACCATCACCAAATTAGGTGCGATGGTTAACCCTAATTTGAGCATCGAAGGGATCTTACGAACCATGTATGATCCTCGAAATCGTTTATCTAATGATGTGTCCGATCAGCTAAAACAACATTTTGGCGAAAAAGTATATCGCACTGTTATTCCAAGAAATATCCGTTTAGCTGAAGCGCCTAGTTTTGGTGCTCCTGCGATGTATTATGATAAATCAAGTGCTGGCGCCAAAGCCTATTTAGCTTTAGCGGGTGAAATTATTCGCCGTGCAGAGCAACAAACAGAATCAAAGTAA
- the atpB gene encoding F0F1 ATP synthase subunit A, translating to MATTGEALNASEYIQHHLTNAKMCSADGGIAFNYACQDAGFWTWHIDSLLFSVGLGVLFLWAFFKVGQKATTGVPGKFQCFVEMCVEGVDKIVKDSFHGRNAVIAPLGLTIFVWVFLMNLMDLIPVDFVPEAANRFLGVPYLKIVPTTDLNVTLGMALSVFALIVFYSIKVKGFGGFTKEMTLQPFNHWSLIPVNLILETVTLVAKPISLSLRLFGNLYAGELIFILIALMPWWAQFALSVPWAIFHILVIVLQAFIFMMLTIVYLSMAHEEH from the coding sequence ATGGCGACAACTGGTGAAGCATTAAATGCTTCCGAGTATATCCAGCATCACCTGACTAATGCGAAAATGTGTTCTGCTGATGGCGGAATTGCTTTTAACTATGCATGTCAAGATGCCGGGTTTTGGACTTGGCACATTGACTCACTTTTGTTTTCAGTAGGTCTTGGGGTTCTATTTTTGTGGGCATTCTTCAAAGTAGGACAAAAAGCAACAACTGGCGTTCCAGGTAAATTTCAATGTTTCGTTGAAATGTGCGTGGAAGGTGTAGATAAAATCGTTAAAGACTCATTTCATGGTCGTAACGCGGTTATCGCACCATTAGGTCTGACTATTTTTGTCTGGGTTTTCCTGATGAATTTAATGGACTTAATTCCGGTTGACTTTGTACCTGAAGCCGCAAACAGATTTTTAGGTGTTCCTTACCTTAAAATTGTACCAACAACTGACTTAAACGTAACTCTAGGTATGGCCTTGAGTGTGTTCGCGTTGATTGTTTTTTACAGTATTAAAGTTAAAGGATTTGGTGGTTTCACAAAAGAAATGACCTTACAACCTTTCAACCATTGGTCACTGATTCCAGTTAACTTGATTTTGGAAACAGTTACTTTGGTTGCGAAGCCGATTTCATTGTCGCTTCGTCTGTTTGGTAACCTGTATGCAGGTGAGTTGATCTTTATTCTGATAGCACTGATGCCTTGGTGGGCTCAGTTCGCATTATCAGTGCCTTGGGCTATTTTCCATATTTTGGTTATTGTGCTGCAGGCGTTTATCTTCATGATGCTTACGATTGTATATCTAAGCATGGCACATGAAGAACATTAA
- a CDS encoding ParB/RepB/Spo0J family partition protein, with the protein MTLKKRGLGKGLDALLSNSSAANRKTEQTQPNINIDQAPKEDGLLMLDVDLLQSGKYQPRKDMSPEALDELAESIKSQGIIQPIVVRKVDAERYEIIAGERRWRASQIAQLEQVPCIVKQVPDESAVAIALIENIQREDLNAMEEAIALQRLLEEFELTHQQTADAVGKSRASVSNLLRLNSLNEPVKRLLEYGDIDMGHARALLAIEGDEQTNLARLVASKEMTVRETERLVNKALNPTKEAEKPAKDHDVTRLEQQLIEKLGAKVAINHGSKGKGKIVINYQDLAELDGILSKIH; encoded by the coding sequence ATGACGTTAAAAAAACGTGGTTTAGGTAAAGGTTTGGATGCATTACTAAGCAATAGTAGCGCTGCGAATAGAAAAACAGAACAGACTCAACCTAACATCAATATCGACCAAGCGCCGAAAGAAGATGGTTTATTAATGCTAGATGTGGATTTATTGCAATCTGGTAAATATCAGCCGCGTAAAGACATGTCACCAGAAGCACTGGATGAATTAGCTGAATCTATTAAGTCACAAGGTATCATTCAGCCTATTGTTGTTCGTAAAGTTGATGCTGAAAGATACGAAATCATTGCTGGCGAACGTCGTTGGAGAGCATCGCAAATTGCTCAATTAGAGCAAGTTCCTTGTATTGTTAAGCAAGTACCTGATGAATCCGCCGTAGCAATTGCCTTGATTGAAAATATCCAGCGTGAAGACCTTAATGCAATGGAAGAAGCCATTGCATTACAACGTTTACTTGAAGAATTTGAATTAACCCATCAACAAACGGCTGATGCTGTCGGAAAATCTAGAGCAAGTGTTTCTAACTTATTACGATTAAACAGTTTAAATGAGCCAGTAAAACGTTTATTAGAGTATGGCGATATTGATATGGGTCACGCTCGAGCATTATTGGCTATTGAAGGTGATGAGCAAACAAACCTTGCTCGATTAGTCGCTTCTAAAGAAATGACAGTTCGTGAAACTGAACGATTAGTGAATAAAGCCCTAAATCCTACCAAAGAAGCCGAAAAGCCAGCTAAAGATCATGATGTAACCCGCTTGGAGCAACAGTTAATTGAAAAATTAGGTGCTAAAGTGGCTATAAATCATGGCAGTAAAGGTAAAGGTAAAATTGTAATAAACTACCAAGATCTTGCTGAATTAGATGGAATACTTAGCAAAATCCACTAA